In Palaemon carinicauda isolate YSFRI2023 chromosome 18, ASM3689809v2, whole genome shotgun sequence, a genomic segment contains:
- the LOC137657992 gene encoding cuticle protein 7-like — translation MCDIARPLIKNKLINLQVTMLCLAAVALARPDKPAPAGYGYAPPTPAYAPPQPSYSAPQPSYSAPQPSYEKKEEGMPFDFEYAVRDDYKGLDFDHDSNSDGKVVNGQYRVLLPDGRTQIVTYTADHHNGYQAEVTYEGEAQYPEPQPYKPAPSYSAPAPSYSAPAPTYEQPKPSYGVPH, via the exons ATGtgtgacattgccagac CTTTAATTAAAAACAAACTAATTAATTTACAGGTAACTATGCTGTGTTTGGCGGCCGTGGCTTTGGCTCGCCCTGACAAGCCTGCCCCAGCTGGGTATGGGTATGCCCCACCAACACCAGCATACGCCCCACCTCAGCCATCCTACTCAGCCCCTCAACCATCCTATTCAGCCCCCCAACCATCCTACGAGAAAAAAGAG GAGGGTATGCCCTTCGACTTCGAGTACGCCGTCAGGGATGACTACAAGGGTCTCGACTTCGACCACGACTCTAACTCTGACGGCAAGGTCGTCAACGGTCAGTACCGCGTCCtcctccccgacggtcgcactcagatcgtcacttacaccgccgatcaccacaacggataccaggctgaggtcacttacgagggcgAAGCCCAGTACCCAGAACCCCAGCCCTACAAGCCAGCCCCCTCATACTCAGCCCCTGCTCCCTCATACTCAGCCCCAGCCCCGACTTATGAACAACCCAAGCCCTCATACGGTGTTCCACACTGA
- the LOC137657993 gene encoding cuticle protein 7-like → MNTKLQVTLLCLAAVALARPDKPAPAGYGYAPPTPAYDPPQPSYSAPQPSYSAPQPSYEKKEEGMPFDFEYAVRDDYKGLDFDHDSNSDGKVVNGQYRVLLPDGRTQIVTYTADHHNGYQAEVTYEGEAQYPQPQSYKPAPSYSAPAPSYSAPAPTYEQPKPSYGVPH, encoded by the exons ATGAACACGAAG TTACAGGTAACTCTGCTGTGTTTGGCGGCCGTGGCTTTGGCCCGCCCTGACAAGCCTGCCCCAGCTGGGTATGGGTATGCCCCACCAACACCAGCATACGACCCACCTCAGCCATCCTACTCAGCCCCTCAACCATCCTATTCAGCCCCTCAACCATCCTACGAGAAAAAAGAG GAGGGTATGCCCTTCGACTTCGAGTACGCCGTCAGGGATGACTACAAGGGTCTCGACTTCGACCACGACTCCAACTCCGACGGCAAGGTCGTCAACGGTCAGTACCGCGTCCtcctccccgacggtcgcactcagatcgtcacttacaccgccgatcaccacaacggataccaggctgaggtcacttacgagggagaggCCCAGTACCCACAACCCCAGTCGTACAAGCCAGCCCCTTCATACTCAGCCCCTGCTCCCTCATACTCAGCCCCAGCCCCGACTTACGAACAACCCAAGCCATCGTACGGTGTTCCACACTGA
- the LOC137657994 gene encoding cuticle protein 7-like, whose translation MYTKVTLLCLAAVALARPDKPAPAGYGYAPPTPAYAPPQPSYSAPQPSYEKKEEGMPFDFEYAVKDDYKGLDFDHNSNSDGKVVNGQYRILLPDGRTQIVTYTADHHNGYQAEVTHEGEAQYPQPQPYKPAPSYSAPAPAYSAPAPTYEQPKPSYGVPH comes from the exons ATGTACACGAAA GTAACTCTGCTGTGTTTGGCGGCCGTGGCTTTGGCCCGCCCTGACAAGCCTGCCCCAGCTGGGTATGGGTATGCCCCACCAACACCAGCATACGCCCCACCTCAGCCATCCTACTCAGCCCCTCAACCATCCTACGAGAAAAAAGAG GAGGGTATGCCCTTCGACTTCGAgtacgccgtcaaggacgactacaAGGGTCTCGACTTCGACCACAACTCCAACTCCGACGGCAAGGTCGTCAACGGTCAGTACCGCATCCTACTCCCCGACGGTCGCACTCAGATCGTCACTTACACCGCCGATCACCACAACGGATACCAGGCTGAGGTCACTCACGAGGGCGAGGCCCAGTACCCACAACCCCAGCCCTACAAGCCAGCCCCCTCATACTCAGCCCCTGCTCCCGCTTACTCAGCCCCGGCTCCGACTTATGAACAACCCAAGCCCTCATACGGTGTTCCACACTGA
- the LOC137657995 gene encoding cuticle protein 7-like, translating into MYTKVTMLCLAAVALARPDKPAPAGYGYAPPTPAYAPPQPSYSAPQPSYSASQPSYSAPQPSYEKKEEGMPFDFEYAVKDDYKGLDFDHNSNSDGKVVNGQYRVLLPDGRTQIVTYTADHHNGYQAEVTYEGEAQYPQPQPYKPAPSYSAPAPTYEQPKPSYGVPH; encoded by the exons ATGTACACGAAG GTAACTATGCTGTGTTTGGCGGCCGTAGCTTTGGCCCGCCCTGACAAGCCTGCCCCAGCTGGGTATGGGTATGCCCCACCAACACCAGCATACGCCCCACCTCAGCCATCCTACTCAGCCCCTCAACCATCCTATTCAGCCTCTCAACCATCCTATTCAGCCCCTCAACCATCCTACGAGAAAAAAGAG GAGGGTATGCCCTTCGACTTCGAgtacgccgtcaaggacgactacaAGGGTCTCGACTTCGACCACAACTCCAACTCCGACGGCAAGGTGGTCAACGGTCAGTACCGCGTCCtcctccccgacggtcgcactcAGATCGTCACCTACACCGCCGATCACCACAACGGATAccaggctgaggtcacttacgagggcgAGGCCCAGTACCCACAACCCCAGCCCTACAAGCCAGCCCCTTCATACTCAGCCCCAGCCCCGACTTACGAACAACCCAAGCCCTCATACGGTGTTCCACACTGA